In Geopsychrobacter electrodiphilus DSM 16401, a single window of DNA contains:
- a CDS encoding cytochrome c biogenesis protein ResB, whose product MIFWRFFSSVKLTISLLLGMAVVAIPATVIKPEMGRYEVFYQTAWFRSLLFLLALNLLVCTIRTINRNLRDRPRFYAQLAQLPESALRLQTSSIDPLLVALTSLGFRGEQIGNRIWGRRGRAGRWGSTLVHCSLLAIMFGAILGQRGFVGTINTYLHDENRSYFDWNLQKEKPLGFTLRVDRFALEYYPITLRFDLVDADKGTKLGTFTLLEGESIDLADRKLRVQARHFNPDEKILTLGIFRNGNFVGDYLVFPGDERFGDLKNPGVEARNVQFRDPILKQMESDMTILEKGKVVKQGTIRVNEPLTWRGVSIYQTAYSRDKSGNWATGFQLSKDPGEMIVWIASVLLLLGLAAAFIIPYRAVGIRRYEDDFYLLPLHGFRGELGQEQLAEIARRLDA is encoded by the coding sequence GTGATTTTTTGGCGTTTTTTCAGCTCTGTCAAATTGACGATTTCCCTGCTTTTGGGGATGGCGGTGGTGGCGATCCCGGCGACGGTGATAAAGCCCGAGATGGGGCGCTATGAAGTTTTTTATCAGACCGCCTGGTTTCGTTCCCTCCTGTTTTTACTGGCCCTGAATCTGCTGGTCTGTACCATCCGCACCATCAATCGTAATCTGCGTGACCGCCCACGTTTTTATGCGCAGCTGGCGCAATTACCCGAATCGGCGCTTCGGTTGCAGACATCATCAATCGATCCGCTTCTGGTCGCTTTGACCTCCCTCGGTTTTCGGGGTGAACAGATCGGCAACCGGATCTGGGGCCGGCGTGGTCGTGCCGGACGCTGGGGCTCAACCCTGGTTCATTGCAGCCTGCTGGCGATCATGTTCGGTGCCATTCTTGGGCAGAGGGGGTTTGTCGGAACGATTAACACCTATCTTCATGACGAGAACCGTAGCTACTTTGACTGGAATCTTCAGAAGGAGAAGCCCCTCGGTTTTACTTTGCGCGTCGATCGTTTCGCCCTCGAGTATTATCCCATAACTCTCCGTTTTGACCTGGTTGACGCGGACAAAGGGACGAAGCTCGGCACCTTTACCCTGCTTGAAGGTGAGTCGATTGATCTGGCCGATAGAAAGCTGCGGGTCCAGGCCAGGCATTTCAATCCCGATGAAAAAATTCTGACCCTGGGGATTTTTCGGAACGGCAATTTTGTCGGGGATTATCTGGTGTTTCCAGGTGATGAACGATTTGGTGATTTGAAAAACCCCGGGGTTGAAGCCAGAAATGTGCAGTTTCGCGATCCGATTCTGAAACAGATGGAGAGCGATATGACCATCCTTGAAAAGGGCAAGGTGGTCAAGCAGGGAACAATCCGTGTCAATGAGCCCCTGACCTGGCGAGGGGTTTCAATTTATCAGACCGCTTACTCACGTGATAAATCGGGGAACTGGGCCACCGGGTTTCAGCTGTCGAAAGATCCGGGTGAGATGATTGTCTGGATTGCATCGGTATTACTGCTTCTGGGTTTGGCTGCGGCGTTCATCATTCCGTATCGCGCTGTAGGTATTCGCCGTTATGAGGATGACTTTTATCTGCTGCCGCTGCATGGCTTTCGCGGCGAACTGGGGCAGGAACAGCTGGCCGAAATTGCGCGTCGGCTCGATGCGTAG
- a CDS encoding DUF362 domain-containing protein, whose protein sequence is MSETVWMADFRAGNRENMFTKLERLLQHAGLPRIIGNDDLSAIKIHFGEKGGHAYIRPVFIRKIVEAVRTLGGKPFLTDSCTLYPGERKEAVSALSCGIENGFAYAVVGAPLIICDGLRGHSSRRVAIAGELLTSADIGVEILEADNLIAVSHFKCHELTGFGGTIKNLAMGCSSREGKLEQHSTVAPVVNVKGCTQCGACLPGCAHGAIEIKSDAALIDVERCTGCGRCISLCPSKAIHIQWNEESSKVMRKMAEYAMGALQGKAGKALFVNFITQVSPSCDCYGHSDAAIVPDIGILASTDPVALDQACADLVNQAQGLSQTALATGHEPGGDKFRGVHPHIDWEVTLEHGEKIGLGTRQYELKRLEPKGKSW, encoded by the coding sequence ATGTCAGAAACTGTATGGATGGCCGATTTTCGTGCTGGAAATCGAGAGAACATGTTCACTAAACTTGAACGACTTCTTCAGCACGCCGGTCTCCCCAGGATCATCGGCAACGACGACCTCAGCGCCATCAAGATCCATTTCGGTGAGAAAGGCGGACATGCCTACATCCGCCCGGTTTTTATCCGGAAAATTGTTGAAGCGGTGCGTACGCTGGGTGGCAAACCCTTTTTGACTGACAGCTGCACCCTCTATCCGGGTGAGCGCAAAGAGGCAGTCTCTGCCCTCAGTTGCGGGATTGAAAACGGCTTCGCCTATGCGGTGGTCGGTGCACCGCTGATTATCTGTGACGGCTTGCGCGGTCATTCTTCACGCCGGGTCGCGATTGCCGGTGAACTCTTGACCAGCGCCGACATCGGGGTTGAAATACTGGAAGCCGACAACCTGATCGCCGTCAGCCATTTCAAATGCCATGAGCTGACCGGCTTCGGCGGTACGATCAAAAACCTGGCCATGGGATGTTCGAGCCGTGAAGGGAAACTGGAGCAGCATTCAACGGTCGCGCCGGTGGTCAACGTGAAGGGTTGCACCCAGTGTGGTGCCTGCCTGCCGGGTTGCGCCCATGGCGCGATTGAAATCAAAAGCGACGCCGCGCTGATCGACGTGGAGCGCTGCACCGGTTGTGGCCGCTGCATCAGCCTCTGCCCGAGCAAGGCGATTCACATTCAGTGGAACGAGGAATCCAGCAAGGTCATGCGCAAAATGGCCGAATACGCCATGGGCGCCCTGCAGGGTAAAGCGGGAAAAGCCCTCTTCGTCAATTTTATCACCCAGGTCAGCCCCTCCTGCGACTGCTATGGCCATTCGGATGCAGCCATCGTCCCCGACATCGGCATTCTCGCCTCAACTGACCCGGTCGCACTTGACCAGGCCTGTGCTGATCTCGTCAACCAGGCCCAGGGCTTAAGCCAAACGGCCCTCGCAACCGGGCACGAACCGGGCGGCGATAAATTCCGCGGTGTTCACCCGCATATCGACTGGGAAGTCACCCTGGAACATGGTGAAAAGATCGGCCTGGGGACGCGCCAGTACGAGCTGAAGAGGTTGGAACCGAAGGGGAAGAGCTGGTGA
- a CDS encoding diguanylate cyclase domain-containing protein has protein sequence MQMNNFAMQTGIQHLFYDFNEDDDRIYKAIESLAKKHGDRVYSAALSYLFGKNFTIKQAGHYWREATASINQTSGPNQSFRATLLNYLRQKTTELTNPLIIESRDLEAIRLAAVTDGLTQLYNQSYFKQQLQQSIDLANQQAGQTFSILFFDLDHFKQFNDRCGHLQGDQVLRQIGKILRQHTGELDLPTRYGGEEFAILLPDCNLENALQLAETIRESIARESFSGQDRLDTCNLTISGGVANYPQHGTNVGELIEAADRYLYEAKGTRNAILPRLEEARVANRHQFNNIVEFKLAGQDRFTPALSSDISHTGLSLKCDCSPAIGTRVELFFRHPFWPRNLETIGQIRYVGHNSEACTYRLGIQFENPQDNFCSMLRPESLDRN, from the coding sequence ATGCAGATGAACAATTTTGCCATGCAAACTGGTATTCAGCACCTTTTCTATGACTTCAATGAAGACGATGACAGAATCTACAAAGCGATTGAGTCTCTCGCCAAGAAACACGGCGATCGTGTCTACAGCGCAGCCCTCTCTTATCTGTTCGGCAAAAACTTCACCATCAAACAAGCCGGGCACTATTGGCGCGAAGCGACCGCATCCATCAATCAAACAAGCGGCCCAAACCAATCATTCCGAGCCACACTGCTCAACTACCTGCGCCAAAAAACCACCGAACTGACCAACCCGCTCATCATCGAATCGCGTGATCTCGAAGCCATCCGGCTCGCGGCGGTAACTGATGGTTTGACCCAGCTTTACAACCAGAGCTATTTCAAGCAGCAGCTGCAACAGTCCATAGACCTCGCCAACCAGCAGGCGGGACAAACTTTCAGTATCCTGTTCTTTGACCTTGATCATTTTAAACAGTTCAATGATCGCTGCGGCCATCTGCAGGGAGACCAGGTCTTACGCCAGATCGGCAAGATTCTTCGTCAGCATACGGGCGAACTCGATCTACCGACGCGTTACGGCGGGGAAGAATTTGCGATTCTGCTCCCTGATTGCAATCTGGAAAACGCCCTGCAACTGGCGGAGACGATCCGTGAAAGCATCGCGCGCGAATCCTTCTCCGGCCAGGACCGTCTCGACACCTGCAACCTCACCATCAGTGGTGGCGTGGCCAACTATCCGCAACATGGCACCAACGTTGGAGAATTGATCGAAGCTGCAGATCGTTATCTTTATGAAGCCAAAGGAACCCGTAACGCCATTTTGCCGCGCCTCGAGGAGGCACGTGTTGCCAATCGTCACCAGTTCAACAACATTGTTGAATTTAAACTTGCCGGACAGGACCGCTTCACCCCGGCCCTTTCATCCGATATCAGTCATACCGGGCTCTCCCTCAAATGTGACTGTTCACCCGCCATCGGCACCCGCGTTGAACTTTTTTTCCGCCACCCCTTCTGGCCACGAAACCTTGAAACAATCGGCCAGATCCGCTACGTCGGCCACAACTCGGAGGCCTGTACCTATCGCCTGGGAATTCAATTTGAGAACCCGCAGGACAACTTCTGCAGCATGCTGCGCCCCGAATCGCTGGACAGAAATTAA
- a CDS encoding mechanosensitive ion channel family protein → MESLTKFSHLLDQSFAGISFGRMLLAGSVLFFALLLRNLFSQLLARFLVSITRRTAGEMDDMLVEQLKQPTSFLVLIGGLWLTTSVLALPTEPVNLAAGAYELLRLLFIINIGWFLFNLIGLLDMWLGHLTKKTESTLDDHLLPFIRKGLRCFIVVMMCLMLAQTLGYPISGVLASLGIGGLAVALAAKDSISNIFGSLMIILDRPFQIGDWVKAGDVEGTVEEIGFRSTRIRTFAKTLVTIPNSILTNLAIDNFSRMPKRRIKLSIGVSYATTPDQMRAAVENIRGLLRQHAAVDQDFSLVNFTDFGSSSLDILVYCFTRTTVWGEYLAARQDICLQIMDILETMGLEIAFPSRTLYLRSQKASTAAPAS, encoded by the coding sequence GTGGAGTCATTGACCAAATTCAGCCATTTACTGGACCAGAGTTTCGCCGGCATCAGCTTCGGGCGCATGCTGCTGGCCGGCAGCGTGCTCTTTTTTGCCCTGCTGTTGCGCAACCTCTTCTCTCAACTGCTGGCGCGATTTCTGGTTTCCATTACACGCCGGACGGCAGGTGAGATGGACGACATGCTGGTGGAACAGCTCAAACAACCGACCAGCTTTCTGGTTTTGATCGGTGGGCTCTGGCTGACGACCTCAGTGCTTGCCTTGCCTACAGAACCAGTCAACCTGGCGGCGGGGGCCTATGAGTTGCTCCGCCTGCTGTTTATTATCAATATCGGCTGGTTTCTCTTCAACCTGATCGGCCTGCTGGATATGTGGCTCGGGCATTTAACCAAAAAGACCGAGTCGACCCTGGATGACCACCTGCTCCCCTTCATTCGCAAAGGCTTACGCTGCTTTATTGTCGTCATGATGTGTCTGATGTTGGCCCAGACCCTCGGATACCCCATTTCCGGGGTACTGGCCTCCCTGGGGATTGGCGGCCTGGCCGTCGCCCTGGCCGCCAAGGACAGCATCTCCAATATCTTCGGCTCACTGATGATCATTCTCGATCGCCCCTTTCAGATCGGCGACTGGGTCAAGGCCGGAGATGTCGAAGGGACAGTTGAAGAGATCGGTTTCCGTTCGACCCGGATCCGCACCTTTGCCAAAACGCTGGTCACCATCCCCAACAGCATTCTGACCAATCTGGCCATCGATAACTTCAGCCGCATGCCGAAACGCCGCATCAAGCTGTCAATCGGTGTCAGCTATGCCACCACCCCGGATCAAATGCGCGCTGCAGTCGAAAACATTCGCGGCCTTCTGCGCCAACATGCCGCAGTTGATCAGGATTTTTCGCTGGTCAACTTCACCGATTTCGGTTCCTCAAGTCTCGATATCCTGGTCTATTGTTTCACGCGCACCACGGTCTGGGGCGAATACCTTGCCGCGCGCCAGGATATTTGTCTGCAGATCATGGATATTCTCGAAACGATGGGGCTGGAAATTGCTTTCCCCAGCCGCACGCTTTATCTGCGTTCCCAAAAAGCATCGACTGCGGCACCAGCCTCTTGA
- a CDS encoding thermonuclease family protein — protein MTRWLSLLLFCLLCSTSALAETYRGNVSWIYDGDTIKVEGIGKIRLIGIDTPEKTDSPRDDYYLRQGRLKRETLRQIGHKAFEFNMHEVRNRRVKLEFDHQRTDTYGRTLAYVFLPDGRLLNQVLLNKGLAAVYRRFDFVRKADFLRAEQSARDRHLGLWQNSK, from the coding sequence ATGACCCGCTGGCTCAGCCTGCTGCTGTTCTGCCTCCTCTGCAGTACAAGTGCTCTTGCCGAAACCTACCGGGGGAACGTCAGTTGGATCTATGACGGCGACACCATCAAGGTCGAAGGGATCGGTAAAATTCGACTCATCGGCATTGACACCCCCGAAAAAACTGACTCCCCACGGGATGATTACTATTTGCGTCAGGGACGGCTGAAGCGAGAGACGCTGCGTCAGATCGGCCATAAAGCCTTTGAATTCAACATGCATGAAGTCCGAAACCGCAGGGTCAAACTTGAGTTTGACCACCAGAGAACCGATACCTATGGCCGCACCCTGGCTTACGTTTTTCTGCCGGATGGTCGCCTGCTCAATCAGGTTTTACTTAACAAGGGGTTGGCCGCAGTCTACCGCCGTTTCGACTTTGTACGTAAAGCCGATTTTCTGCGCGCCGAACAATCCGCCCGTGACCGGCACCTGGGATTGTGGCAAAATTCGAAGTGA
- the larE gene encoding ATP-dependent sacrificial sulfur transferase LarE, whose translation MSLQKKMLHLQAILREMHQVVIAFSGGVDSTFLLKVACDTLGPENLVALTATSPTYPEFEYQQACELAREIGVEQIVIESNELEIPGFADNPPRRCYHCKFELFSLCLEQAKARGFTTVLDGSNLDDLGDYRPGRDAVEELQVRSPLLEAKLTKADIRELSRQLGLKTWDKQAFACLSSRFPYGTKITVERLRQIDQCETFLRENKFKNYRVRYHNEIARVEVAPEELGRMLDVELRERLVDCFKQAGFTFVTLDLQGYRTGSMNATLPKNS comes from the coding sequence ATGTCACTTCAAAAAAAGATGCTCCACCTGCAGGCTATTCTGCGTGAAATGCACCAGGTTGTAATTGCCTTCTCCGGTGGGGTCGACTCGACCTTTCTGCTCAAGGTCGCCTGCGACACCCTGGGCCCCGAAAATCTGGTGGCGCTTACGGCAACCTCACCAACCTATCCCGAATTCGAATATCAGCAGGCTTGTGAACTCGCACGCGAAATCGGGGTCGAGCAGATTGTGATCGAGAGCAACGAACTCGAGATTCCCGGGTTTGCCGACAATCCACCACGGCGTTGCTATCACTGCAAATTCGAGCTCTTCAGTCTTTGCCTCGAGCAGGCCAAAGCGCGCGGGTTCACAACCGTACTGGATGGCTCCAACCTCGATGATCTCGGTGACTATCGACCCGGCCGCGATGCCGTCGAGGAATTGCAGGTGCGCTCACCTTTGCTTGAGGCCAAACTCACCAAAGCGGATATTCGTGAGTTGAGTCGCCAGCTTGGCCTTAAGACCTGGGATAAGCAGGCGTTTGCCTGTCTCTCGTCACGCTTCCCCTACGGGACAAAAATTACCGTTGAGCGACTGCGTCAAATCGATCAGTGCGAAACTTTTCTGCGCGAAAATAAATTTAAAAACTACCGGGTCCGCTATCATAATGAAATCGCGCGGGTCGAAGTCGCCCCCGAGGAACTCGGCCGGATGCTCGACGTTGAACTGCGCGAACGGCTGGTTGATTGCTTCAAACAGGCAGGCTTCACCTTCGTCACCCTTGACCTTCAAGGCTATCGCACCGGCAGCATGAACGCCACTCTGCCAAAGAATTCATGA
- a CDS encoding RrF2 family transcriptional regulator: protein MKLSTKSRYGVRAMFDMAYHTGTLPAQIKDISRRQNISPRYLEQIFQDLKKAGLLNSRRGPQGGYSLARPAEEITVKDIVLAAEGELQLVNCVKGLRKTSGNEEECEGACQFDNRCVTQDIWSNASKILGDYFETLSLKSLCDQAKEMGLEKELDHRFMYFI from the coding sequence ATGAAGCTCTCGACCAAAAGCCGCTACGGCGTCCGCGCCATGTTCGACATGGCCTATCATACCGGCACCCTGCCGGCACAAATCAAAGACATCTCACGGCGCCAGAACATCTCACCGCGCTACCTCGAACAAATCTTTCAGGATCTGAAAAAAGCCGGACTCCTGAACAGCCGGCGCGGTCCTCAGGGCGGCTACAGTCTGGCTCGTCCGGCGGAGGAGATCACGGTCAAGGATATCGTGCTGGCCGCCGAAGGGGAATTGCAACTGGTCAATTGCGTCAAAGGGTTACGCAAAACGTCAGGGAACGAAGAAGAGTGTGAGGGGGCCTGTCAGTTCGACAATCGCTGTGTCACTCAGGATATCTGGAGCAATGCCAGTAAAATTCTTGGCGACTACTTTGAGACCCTGTCCCTGAAGTCGCTGTGCGATCAGGCTAAAGAGATGGGACTCGAAAAAGAACTCGATCACCGCTTTATGTACTTCATCTGA
- a CDS encoding DUF1847 domain-containing protein encodes MSNKIPATACTKCNPLWQKQGETNCWSEPGEGPGQPAHCPTTLYSDIVDATLPLYSAESEDAKLARVAAQVEGLCYQPVPGSDAVNARWTRVEDTIALAKLMGYHKIGIATCIGLLDESSRLADILTAQGLEPISVCCKAGSLDKLKLGLNENEKVRPGTFEPACNPIAQAQVLNEQQTDMNLIVGLCVGHDMLFAKYSKAPVSTLVAKDRVTGHNPAAVLYGQNFYYKRLQKQQVINPEALPQTD; translated from the coding sequence ATGTCGAACAAAATACCGGCGACTGCCTGCACAAAATGTAACCCTTTGTGGCAAAAACAGGGTGAGACCAATTGCTGGAGCGAACCAGGGGAAGGTCCTGGCCAACCGGCGCACTGTCCGACAACTCTGTATTCAGACATTGTCGACGCGACCTTGCCCTTGTATTCCGCTGAGAGTGAAGATGCAAAGCTGGCGCGCGTGGCGGCGCAGGTCGAAGGACTGTGTTATCAACCGGTTCCAGGGAGTGACGCGGTTAATGCCCGCTGGACGCGGGTGGAAGATACGATCGCCCTGGCCAAACTGATGGGCTACCACAAAATCGGCATTGCGACCTGTATCGGGCTGCTGGATGAAAGTTCACGACTGGCCGACATTCTGACAGCCCAGGGGTTAGAGCCAATCTCGGTCTGCTGCAAAGCCGGCAGCCTCGACAAACTGAAACTGGGGCTCAATGAAAATGAAAAGGTCCGCCCCGGCACCTTCGAACCGGCCTGCAACCCGATTGCGCAGGCTCAGGTTCTGAATGAGCAACAAACGGATATGAACCTGATCGTCGGGCTCTGTGTCGGGCACGACATGCTCTTTGCAAAGTATTCAAAAGCTCCGGTGTCAACCCTGGTCGCCAAGGACCGCGTGACCGGACATAATCCGGCAGCAGTTCTTTATGGGCAAAATTTTTATTACAAACGCCTGCAAAAGCAGCAGGTCATCAATCCCGAAGCGCTCCCGCAGACGGACTGA
- a CDS encoding acyl-CoA thioesterase, with protein sequence MNKVPHRQLFEVRDYECDLQGVVNNAVYQHYLEHSRHEFLKTLGLDFAELARRRINLVVVRAELDYRRPLVSGDSFVVLTQMERISKLRFAFRQQIVREGDGVVMLDGLIIGTAINERNRPFLPSELELSLG encoded by the coding sequence ATGAATAAAGTGCCGCATCGTCAATTGTTCGAAGTTCGCGACTATGAATGCGATCTGCAGGGGGTGGTGAATAATGCCGTCTATCAACATTATCTTGAGCATAGCCGCCACGAGTTTCTGAAAACTCTCGGGCTCGATTTCGCTGAACTCGCCAGGCGGCGGATCAATCTGGTGGTGGTACGGGCCGAACTTGACTATCGCCGCCCTCTGGTAAGTGGTGACAGTTTCGTGGTCTTGACCCAAATGGAGCGGATCTCAAAACTGCGGTTCGCCTTTCGCCAGCAGATAGTTCGGGAAGGTGATGGCGTTGTCATGCTGGATGGTCTGATCATCGGGACCGCAATTAATGAGCGGAACCGGCCTTTTCTGCCGTCGGAGCTTGAATTGTCGCTCGGCTAG
- a CDS encoding response regulator has translation MRPKHIVVIDDDHLILAMANDFLSAAGYQVSTVDSPIFSNHIIYGSNPPDLIIIDYMMPLMNGDHKIKTLKSKSRSRDIPILLMSSKSHAELQLLAAEAGADGIVTKPFTPGNLVQMVRNYL, from the coding sequence TTGAGACCAAAGCATATCGTCGTCATTGATGATGATCATCTGATCCTCGCCATGGCCAATGACTTTTTAAGCGCCGCAGGCTACCAGGTCTCGACCGTGGACAGCCCGATTTTCTCGAATCATATCATCTATGGCAGCAACCCGCCGGATCTGATTATCATCGACTACATGATGCCGTTGATGAACGGCGATCACAAGATCAAAACCCTCAAGAGTAAAAGCCGCAGCCGGGATATCCCGATCCTGCTTATGTCCTCAAAATCTCACGCTGAGCTGCAACTTCTCGCCGCTGAGGCGGGCGCCGACGGCATAGTCACCAAACCATTTACACCCGGAAATCTGGTACAGATGGTACGCAATTACCTTTAA
- a CDS encoding CvfB family protein, with the protein MKPKKLPLGKIITVTVERVEDKGAWLKSPDERFLLPKREIHQALVVGEALSVFIYRDEEGDIQTTLKLPLAEVGDFASLRVKKILPEGVMFDLGRGFELPVAIDEIPFRARENERTLVRVELDDDGMLCGSCRITDFLETPQELKVGQQVELMVWRTTDLGVKMIIDGRFEGLLYVDDRLKYQAGQRLVGFVARLREDGKIDLSLNPGGRVGIDIGRDKILQALEVSGFLPLNDDSAPEDIQRLLGLSKKQFKRALGGLYKEKKVELLQTGIRLTK; encoded by the coding sequence ATGAAACCGAAAAAATTGCCCCTGGGTAAAATTATCACTGTGACCGTTGAGCGCGTCGAAGATAAGGGCGCATGGTTGAAGAGTCCCGACGAGCGGTTTTTGCTCCCGAAGCGTGAAATCCATCAGGCCCTTGTGGTTGGCGAGGCGCTGTCGGTTTTTATCTATCGTGATGAAGAAGGGGATATTCAGACAACCCTGAAGCTGCCCCTGGCCGAAGTTGGTGATTTTGCCTCATTGCGGGTAAAAAAAATCCTGCCTGAAGGGGTGATGTTCGATCTGGGGCGCGGGTTTGAACTGCCGGTCGCGATCGATGAAATTCCGTTTCGGGCGCGTGAGAATGAACGGACTCTGGTGCGGGTCGAGCTGGATGATGATGGGATGCTGTGTGGCTCATGCCGCATCACCGATTTTCTGGAGACGCCTCAAGAGTTGAAGGTTGGACAACAGGTTGAACTCATGGTCTGGCGCACAACGGATCTCGGGGTTAAGATGATTATCGACGGCCGTTTTGAAGGCCTGCTCTACGTCGACGATAGACTCAAGTACCAGGCAGGTCAGCGCCTGGTCGGTTTTGTGGCGCGGCTGCGTGAGGATGGCAAGATTGACCTGAGCCTGAACCCGGGTGGACGCGTCGGGATTGATATCGGGCGTGACAAGATTCTGCAGGCGCTGGAAGTGAGCGGCTTTCTTCCCTTGAACGACGACAGCGCGCCCGAAGATATTCAGCGGCTGCTCGGCTTGAGTAAAAAACAGTTCAAACGCGCGCTCGGTGGGCTGTACAAGGAGAAGAAGGTGGAATTGCTGCAGACGGGCATTCGCTTGACTAAATAA
- the pgi gene encoding glucose-6-phosphate isomerase: MPNLTHLPAWQALDKQQRQLASTSMRELFAADPHRFEQFSLQLNDLLFDFSKNFVTAETIERLTQLADQTGLRRNIDALFSGERINLTEGRAALHTALRNRGDKPVYVDGQDVMPQIRTVLRQMADFSDRVRNGSWRGYTGRPITDVVNIGIGGSDLGPLMVTEALKPYASNELRSHFVSNVDASQLCEILKTLNPETSLFLIASKTFTTQETLTNAHSARDWFLARAQDEQHIARHFVALSTNRAKVIAFGIDPANMFEFWDWVGGRYSLWSAIGLSIVLTIGMKNFEELLAGAHLVDEHFRSAAWGENIPVMMGLIGLWNNNFLGAETQAILPYDQYLHRFPAYLQQADMESNGKRVTLEGRAVDYATGPIIWGEPGTNGQHAFYQLIHQGTRLIPCDFLVAANSQNPLGEHQAILLSNVLAQSEALMMGKTAAEARAEMTADGLSATEIEALLPHKVFPGNRPSNTFLYPRLDPKTLGMLIALYEHKIFVQANIWGTNPFDQWGVELGKQLAKKILPELTGDGAVGQHDCSTSGLIARIRELRG; the protein is encoded by the coding sequence ATGCCTAACCTGACGCATCTTCCGGCCTGGCAGGCCCTCGACAAGCAACAACGGCAACTCGCTTCGACCTCAATGCGCGAACTGTTTGCTGCTGACCCGCACCGTTTTGAACAGTTTTCATTGCAGCTGAACGATCTGCTTTTCGACTTTTCTAAAAATTTCGTCACCGCTGAGACAATTGAACGCCTGACCCAATTGGCAGACCAGACAGGACTGCGCCGAAACATTGATGCCCTGTTTTCGGGGGAGCGGATCAATCTCACCGAAGGGCGCGCGGCACTGCATACTGCCCTGCGTAATCGCGGCGATAAGCCGGTTTATGTTGATGGGCAGGATGTCATGCCTCAAATCAGGACGGTTCTGCGCCAGATGGCGGATTTCTCGGATCGGGTTCGAAACGGTAGCTGGCGCGGGTACACGGGGCGCCCGATCACCGATGTCGTCAATATCGGCATCGGCGGGTCGGACCTGGGGCCGTTGATGGTGACCGAGGCGCTCAAGCCCTATGCCAGTAACGAGCTACGCAGCCATTTCGTCTCGAATGTTGACGCCAGTCAGCTATGCGAAATCCTTAAAACACTCAATCCCGAGACCAGCCTCTTTCTCATCGCCTCGAAAACCTTCACCACCCAGGAGACCCTGACTAACGCCCATTCGGCGCGCGACTGGTTTCTGGCCCGGGCCCAGGATGAGCAGCATATCGCGCGGCACTTTGTCGCGCTTTCGACCAACCGCGCCAAGGTGATCGCGTTCGGCATCGACCCCGCCAATATGTTTGAATTCTGGGATTGGGTCGGCGGACGGTACTCCTTGTGGAGTGCAATCGGCCTGTCGATCGTGCTGACGATCGGCATGAAAAACTTTGAGGAGCTGCTCGCGGGCGCACACCTGGTCGATGAACACTTTCGCAGCGCCGCCTGGGGGGAGAATATCCCGGTGATGATGGGCCTGATCGGGCTGTGGAACAACAACTTCCTCGGCGCCGAGACTCAGGCGATTCTCCCTTACGATCAGTACCTGCATCGCTTCCCGGCCTACCTGCAGCAGGCCGACATGGAGAGCAACGGCAAGAGGGTGACCCTGGAAGGCAGAGCGGTCGATTATGCGACCGGCCCGATCATCTGGGGGGAACCGGGCACCAACGGTCAGCACGCCTTTTACCAGCTGATTCATCAGGGGACACGCCTGATCCCCTGCGACTTTCTGGTCGCAGCCAACAGTCAGAACCCGCTGGGCGAGCATCAGGCGATCCTGCTCTCCAATGTGCTGGCGCAGAGTGAAGCCCTGATGATGGGCAAGACCGCCGCAGAAGCGCGAGCCGAAATGACGGCTGATGGTCTGTCCGCAACCGAGATCGAAGCGCTTTTGCCGCACAAGGTTTTCCCCGGTAATCGGCCGAGCAACACCTTTTTATACCCCCGGCTCGATCCCAAAACCCTCGGCATGCTGATTGCGCTCTATGAACACAAAATCTTTGTACAGGCGAACATCTGGGGGACCAACCCGTTTGATCAGTGGGGAGTGGAGTTGGGGAAGCAGCTCGCCAAAAAGATTTTACCGGAGCTGACGGGGGATGGCGCAGTCGGTCAGCATGACTGTTCGACCTCCGGATTAATTGCGCGGATTCGTGAATTGCGCGGATAA